Part of the Thermodesulfobacteriota bacterium genome is shown below.
TACAGACGGGGAGCTTATGCTGATAACCGGGCATAGCTCTAAAGAGAGCCTTAAAATATATCAACATCTAGCTCTAAAAGACATTGAAAAAAAATACCAAAAAGCCATGAAAAAAGTTGAGTTTTAACCTACATCTCAAACAATAGCATACCAACCAGAAGGTTTTTATTAAACCCTCCGGTCCTGTCTCTACAATTTTTGCAAATTTTAACCAGATAGCTGATTATCCCGCTTTAGGAGGCACATATACCCAAACTAGCTCAGAGCCATTCGCCATACAATGGACTTCGTACTCTGTCTGGGGTGGGAACCCTACCCAGCTTCCTTCTCCAATAGTTTTGGTCTCACCTTCACTCAAAATCTTAAAACTTCCCTTCGTGACGTAATAGGCTACATAGGTCTCTGAATTCTTAAATCTCTTCAGTTCCTCACCCATATTGCAACGATACCAGCCAAACCAGAATGGATAATTAGCATTGCCGGCAGGAGCGTTGCTAAGCGCATCACTAGCTGGACCAAAAGCAAGTGTAAGCATTCCGCTGCTCCCCGGAATGACGTCACCACAACTAAATTGTTTAAGCTGTGAATTACTGAGAAATCCCATTTTTTTTACCTCCTTCCCTTACAGATTTCATTTGCATCAGAAAATTAAAACAACCTCAACTTTAAGAAACAATAACCCTCTTGTTACCGGCTTCTATATGAGCTTTTATATCATGGTTTTCGAGAGAAAGTCAACAGAAATTAGAAATAATTTTAAAATTTGTCCGTAGAAAGATGAATTATCTCTAAAACATACAAAGACGATTGACAAAGAACAAATAGTTCTCTAAAATCTGCAAAACAAACAACTAATCACACAAAAGCATCTAATAATACTTCAAAATGGATCAATCGCTCTTCCATTTATGAGAAATCTTCAAAAGTTTAGGTAATAGGGTCAATATGAATAAAACTTCTCAAGAAGAAGTCTTAACAACCAAAGAGACTAGCAAATATCTAAAAATAGCTCCTCGGACCTTATATCGTCACATCAGAGAACACAATATACCTGCTTTCAAATTAGGTAGAGAATGGCGCTTTATAAAATCAGAACTCGACAAATGGTTAATGAAAAAGGTCCAAGAAATATCGCAAGAAAGTAGATAAACTGGATAATAAATGAGCAGGATAGTTGCTATAATCAATCAAAAGGGCGGAAGCGGAAAAACTACAACCGCAGTCAATCTTGGTGCATATCTGGCAAGGTTTGGTAAAAGCGTTCTGCTAATAGATTTAGACCCGCAGGCGAAT
Proteins encoded:
- a CDS encoding helix-turn-helix domain-containing protein, translating into MNKTSQEEVLTTKETSKYLKIAPRTLYRHIREHNIPAFKLGREWRFIKSELDKWLMKKVQEISQESR